Proteins encoded in a region of the Gemmatimonadota bacterium genome:
- a CDS encoding ABC transporter ATP-binding protein, with amino-acid sequence MSLLNVQNLGVHFQLEDQVVEAVRGVSFHIEKGETVALVGESGSGKSVSALSVMQLLPYPRASHPHGSVQFDGEEMLGAPQERLQQLRGDRIAMIFQEPMTSLNPLHTIEKQIGETLMLHRKMTREQAREHTLNLLQKVHLPDPETRLKSYPHQLSGGQRQRVMIAMALANEPDLLIADEPTTALDVTIQAQILKLLKSLQDEFGMAILLITHDLTIVRHVADRVYVMTQGKIVEEGDTARIFEQPQHIYTQKLLNAQPKGTASALNGSAPIVVEADNLKVWFPIQRGLLRRTIGHIKAVDGISVTIRAGHTVGVVGESGSGKTTLGLALLRLLSSQGPIEFNGQGIQSLPSKVLRPLRREMQIVFQDPFGSLSPRLSVFHIIAEGLRVHNMGDSDHKRRDLVAEIMDEVGLEPEMMDRFPHEFSGGQRQRIAIARAMVLRPRFVVLDEPTSALDMTVQSQIIDLLRRLQKGHDLAYLFISHDLRVVRALANELVVMKDGIVVEHGATETVFANPQTDYTRELITAAFDIDVVESNH; translated from the coding sequence GTGAGCTTGTTAAACGTTCAAAATTTGGGCGTGCATTTCCAGCTCGAAGACCAGGTCGTCGAAGCTGTGCGCGGCGTATCGTTTCACATTGAAAAAGGTGAAACCGTCGCACTGGTAGGCGAATCGGGATCGGGCAAATCCGTCTCGGCACTTTCCGTAATGCAATTGCTCCCCTATCCGCGCGCCTCGCATCCACACGGCAGCGTACAATTTGACGGAGAGGAAATGCTGGGCGCGCCGCAAGAGCGACTACAACAACTGCGCGGCGACCGCATTGCGATGATATTTCAAGAGCCGATGACCTCCTTAAATCCGCTGCATACAATTGAGAAACAAATCGGCGAAACCCTGATGTTGCACCGCAAAATGACGCGAGAGCAAGCGCGAGAACACACGCTCAACTTATTGCAAAAAGTACACTTACCCGATCCCGAAACGCGCCTCAAATCCTATCCCCACCAGCTATCGGGCGGCCAGCGGCAACGCGTAATGATCGCCATGGCCCTGGCCAATGAGCCGGATTTGCTCATTGCCGATGAGCCTACAACTGCGCTGGATGTGACGATTCAAGCGCAAATTTTGAAATTGCTCAAATCACTACAAGACGAATTTGGCATGGCGATTTTGCTCATCACTCACGACCTGACAATCGTGCGCCATGTAGCGGATCGCGTCTATGTAATGACACAGGGAAAAATTGTAGAAGAAGGAGACACCGCACGCATCTTCGAGCAGCCGCAACACATCTATACACAAAAACTTCTAAATGCACAGCCAAAGGGAACAGCATCCGCGCTGAATGGATCGGCACCCATTGTGGTCGAGGCGGATAATCTGAAAGTGTGGTTCCCCATTCAGCGGGGATTGTTGCGGCGAACCATCGGGCATATAAAAGCCGTAGATGGCATTTCAGTAACCATTCGCGCCGGGCATACCGTCGGCGTTGTCGGCGAATCCGGATCGGGCAAAACAACATTGGGATTGGCCCTCTTGCGGTTGCTGAGCAGCCAGGGACCGATTGAGTTTAACGGACAGGGCATTCAGAGCCTGCCGAGCAAAGTACTGCGCCCCTTAAGGCGAGAGATGCAAATTGTTTTTCAAGACCCCTTCGGCTCCTTAAGCCCGCGCCTATCGGTCTTTCACATTATCGCCGAAGGATTGCGGGTTCACAACATGGGAGACAGCGATCACAAACGCCGAGACCTCGTAGCAGAAATAATGGATGAAGTAGGACTTGAACCCGAAATGATGGACCGGTTTCCACACGAGTTTTCAGGCGGCCAACGGCAGCGCATTGCCATTGCACGCGCCATGGTATTGCGCCCCCGATTTGTGGTCCTGGACGAACCCACAAGTGCGCTGGACATGACCGTACAGTCCCAAATTATCGACTTGCTCCGGCGCTTGCAAAAAGGCCACGATCTGGCTTATTTATTTATCAGCCATGACCTGCGGGTCGTGCGCGCACTCGCCAATGAACTCGTCGTGATGAAGGACGGCATCGTTGTAGAACACGGCGCAACAGAAACCGTATTTGCAAATCCACAAACAGATTATACGCGGGAATTGATTACAGCGGCATTTGATATCGATGTTGTTGAAAGCAACCACTGA
- a CDS encoding ABC transporter permease: MNKQDLVREDRFLGFQISSLTRRRLDNFKANRRGYYSLWIFLVLFGLSLPAEFIANDKPLLIRHKGIFYIPVLKAYPETLFGGDFETEAEYRDPFVKELIKKDGWIIWPLVPFRYDTINYDLKHPAPAPPSVQNYLGTDDQARDVTARLIYGFRLSVLFALALTAFSSIVGIAAGAVQGYLGGWVDLIFQRFIEIWGGLPTLFILIIIASIIEPTFWTLLIIMLLFSWMRLVGVVRAEFLRARNFDFVRAARALGVNDLTIMWRHVLPNAMVATLTFLPFVLVGSVTVLTSLDFLGFGLPPPSPSLGELLNQGKRNLQAPWLGLSGFFILAIMLSLLVFIGEAVRDAFDVRKTLSQTEGKSA, translated from the coding sequence ATGAATAAACAGGACCTTGTGCGCGAAGATCGATTCTTGGGTTTTCAGATCTCGAGCCTCACGCGCCGACGCCTGGACAATTTTAAGGCAAATCGACGCGGCTATTACAGCCTGTGGATATTTCTCGTCCTGTTCGGATTGAGCTTGCCCGCGGAATTTATCGCCAATGACAAACCCCTTTTGATCCGGCACAAGGGGATATTTTATATTCCAGTATTAAAAGCCTACCCCGAAACGCTTTTTGGCGGCGACTTTGAAACCGAAGCCGAGTACCGCGATCCATTTGTAAAAGAATTAATAAAAAAAGACGGATGGATCATCTGGCCCCTGGTGCCATTTCGATACGACACAATCAACTACGACCTCAAACATCCAGCCCCCGCACCGCCTTCTGTACAAAACTATCTGGGCACCGATGATCAGGCACGCGATGTAACCGCGCGGTTGATTTACGGATTTCGGTTATCGGTCTTATTTGCCCTCGCCCTCACAGCATTTAGTTCTATAGTCGGCATTGCAGCCGGCGCTGTACAGGGCTATCTGGGAGGATGGGTCGATCTCATTTTTCAAAGATTTATCGAAATTTGGGGCGGGTTGCCCACCCTGTTTATCCTCATTATTATTGCCAGTATTATTGAACCGACTTTCTGGACACTCTTAATTATTATGCTGCTGTTCTCCTGGATGCGCCTCGTCGGCGTGGTGCGAGCCGAATTCTTGCGGGCGCGCAATTTTGATTTTGTACGCGCTGCACGCGCTCTGGGTGTCAATGACTTGACAATTATGTGGCGGCACGTTTTGCCCAATGCCATGGTGGCAACACTGACCTTCTTGCCCTTTGTACTGGTGGGATCTGTCACAGTATTGACCTCGCTGGACTTTCTCGGCTTTGGCCTTCCACCACCTTCCCCCTCTCTGGGAGAATTGCTCAATCAGGGCAAGCGCAATCTGCAGGCTCCCTGGCTGGGTCTATCCGGATTTTTTATTTTGGCAATTATGCTATCGCTACTCGTATTTATCGGCGAGGCCGTGCGCGATGCGTTTGATGTGCGCAAGACCCTGTCGCAAACGGAGGGCAAGAGCGCGTGA
- a CDS encoding microcin C ABC transporter permease YejB → MGSYILRRFLLFFPTLLGVMVINFLIIQAAPGGPVEQAIAQIQGHDVDASARVGGDGGELSSSQIQRQRSGGSTSKYRGAQGLDPELIAELERMYGFDKPAHERFYQMIVRYLQFDFGESFYRDQTVVDIVLDKMPVSISLGLWTTLLVYLISIPLGVTKAVRDGSKFDIWTSGVIVIGNAVPGFMFAIFLIVLFAGGSYFDLFPLRGLTSPEWDQFGLLHKITDYFWHLALPIASMVIGGFAGLTLLTKNSFLDEINKQYVMTARAKGLEERRVLYGHVFRNAMLIVIAGFPSAFVNILFTGSLLTEIIFSLDGLGLLGYEATVNRDYPIMFATLYFFTLLGLVMQLVSDLTYTLVDPRIDFESREV, encoded by the coding sequence ATGGGATCCTATATTTTAAGACGCTTTTTGCTATTTTTCCCAACGCTACTCGGCGTCATGGTGATCAATTTTCTGATCATTCAAGCCGCGCCTGGCGGGCCTGTTGAGCAAGCCATCGCACAGATACAGGGCCACGATGTAGATGCGTCTGCCCGCGTAGGCGGCGATGGCGGCGAACTATCCTCATCTCAAATCCAGCGACAGCGCAGTGGGGGATCAACGAGCAAATACCGCGGCGCGCAAGGGCTTGACCCCGAACTGATCGCGGAATTGGAGCGGATGTATGGCTTTGACAAACCGGCTCATGAACGCTTCTACCAAATGATAGTGCGCTATTTGCAATTCGACTTTGGCGAAAGCTTTTATCGCGACCAAACCGTAGTCGATATCGTCCTGGACAAAATGCCCGTGTCGATCTCCCTCGGCTTATGGACGACATTGCTCGTTTATCTCATCTCAATTCCACTGGGCGTGACCAAAGCCGTACGCGACGGATCCAAATTCGACATATGGACCTCGGGCGTGATCGTCATAGGCAATGCCGTACCGGGATTTATGTTTGCGATCTTCTTAATCGTATTATTTGCCGGTGGCAGTTATTTCGACCTTTTCCCACTGCGGGGATTGACCTCCCCCGAATGGGACCAATTTGGCCTATTACACAAAATCACCGATTATTTCTGGCACCTCGCCCTGCCCATCGCCTCCATGGTAATTGGTGGATTTGCCGGATTGACCCTCTTGACAAAAAATTCCTTTCTGGACGAAATCAACAAACAATACGTCATGACGGCGCGGGCAAAGGGATTGGAAGAGCGTCGCGTATTGTACGGGCACGTTTTCCGCAACGCGATGCTCATCGTCATCGCGGGATTCCCGAGTGCATTTGTCAATATTTTGTTCACGGGTTCACTACTGACCGAGATAATCTTTTCGCTCGATGGCCTGGGTCTCCTGGGCTACGAAGCAACGGTCAACCGCGATTACCCGATCATGTTTGCCACGCTTTACTTTTTTACCTTGCTGGGATTGGTGATGCAATTGGTAAGTGACCTGACCTATACACTCGTAGATCCGAGGATTGATTTTGAAAGCAGAGAAGTGTAG
- a CDS encoding extracellular solute-binding protein codes for MKTILFALVLSLFVALPIASDQPNYKGHAISMYGDLKYGPDFKHFDYANPNAPKGGTVKRSAGGTYDCLNQFILKGVSAYGLGLIYDSLTERSLDEPFSEYGLLAESIEVPPDRSWTLFTLRAGARWHDGKPITPEDVVFTFETIQTKGHPFYRNYYADIKQIEKVGERQVKFTFGGKDNRELPLIVGQMAILPKHYWEGKNFEETTLEPPLGSGPYKIEAHDPGRSITYRRVENYWGANLPVKKGRYNPDVIHYDYYKDSTVATEAQKGGEFDFALQNNSKSWATAYDIPAVAEGRLIKELIPHENGTGMQGFWFNTRRSKFADPKVRHALAHAFDFEWTNTNLFYGQYARSTSYFSNTELASSGLPQGQELEILEAFRGQIPEEVFTAEYKPPTTDGSGNIRQNLRVAARMLKAAGWSVKDGKLTNDASGETMIIEFLINNSPSWERIVGPYIQNLERLGVEAAIKIVDTSQYQNRVQEYDFDAIVSLRGQSLSPGNEQRNYWTSAAADEPGTRNYAGIKDPVVDALVDQLINAPDRKTLVSTTRALDRVLLWGHYVVPHWHIRAHRVVYWNKFGKPDISPRYLPQPWQYFPDTWWVDAAKEEALKKN; via the coding sequence ATGAAAACTATTTTATTCGCGCTGGTATTGAGTCTATTCGTTGCTTTACCCATAGCGTCAGATCAGCCCAATTACAAGGGCCATGCAATTTCGATGTATGGCGACTTAAAATACGGGCCTGACTTCAAGCACTTCGACTATGCCAACCCCAACGCACCCAAAGGCGGCACCGTGAAAAGGAGTGCTGGCGGCACCTATGATTGCTTGAATCAATTCATCCTCAAAGGCGTGTCGGCTTATGGCTTGGGGTTGATCTACGATTCATTGACAGAGCGTTCGCTGGACGAGCCTTTCTCTGAATACGGTTTGCTCGCAGAGTCGATAGAAGTGCCCCCTGATCGCTCATGGACACTCTTCACATTGCGCGCTGGCGCGCGCTGGCACGATGGCAAACCCATTACGCCAGAAGATGTCGTCTTTACTTTTGAAACAATTCAAACCAAAGGCCATCCTTTTTATCGAAATTATTATGCGGATATCAAACAGATTGAAAAGGTTGGCGAGCGGCAGGTAAAATTCACATTTGGCGGAAAGGACAATCGGGAATTGCCCCTCATTGTCGGACAAATGGCGATCTTGCCCAAACACTATTGGGAAGGCAAAAATTTTGAAGAAACAACACTGGAACCGCCCCTCGGCAGCGGACCTTACAAAATTGAAGCACATGACCCCGGGCGTTCGATCACATATCGGCGCGTCGAAAATTATTGGGGCGCAAATCTGCCCGTAAAAAAAGGGCGCTATAATCCTGACGTCATTCACTACGATTATTACAAAGACAGTACCGTAGCAACCGAAGCACAAAAAGGCGGTGAATTTGATTTTGCATTGCAAAACAACTCCAAGTCGTGGGCAACCGCGTACGATATTCCGGCTGTAGCTGAGGGCAGACTGATTAAGGAATTAATCCCACACGAAAATGGCACCGGCATGCAGGGATTCTGGTTTAACACGCGACGCAGCAAATTTGCCGACCCCAAAGTGCGACACGCGCTGGCTCATGCATTTGATTTTGAATGGACCAATACCAATCTATTTTACGGACAATACGCGCGTTCAACGAGTTATTTTTCCAACACAGAACTCGCCTCATCGGGACTGCCCCAGGGGCAGGAACTCGAAATATTAGAAGCATTTCGCGGACAGATACCCGAAGAAGTATTCACCGCAGAATACAAACCACCCACAACAGATGGATCGGGCAATATACGCCAGAACTTGCGCGTCGCCGCGCGGATGTTGAAAGCAGCCGGGTGGTCGGTCAAAGATGGGAAACTCACCAACGATGCATCGGGCGAGACAATGATAATTGAATTTTTAATCAACAACTCGCCTTCGTGGGAGCGCATTGTAGGTCCGTACATTCAAAACCTGGAGCGACTCGGCGTGGAAGCCGCAATTAAAATTGTGGATACATCGCAATATCAAAATCGCGTTCAAGAATACGATTTTGATGCTATTGTAAGCCTCAGGGGACAGTCACTAAGCCCTGGCAACGAACAGCGCAATTACTGGACATCGGCAGCTGCGGATGAACCCGGTACGAGAAATTATGCGGGCATTAAAGATCCCGTCGTAGATGCGCTGGTAGATCAACTCATCAACGCGCCCGACAGAAAAACCCTCGTATCGACCACCCGCGCGCTGGACCGCGTCCTCCTGTGGGGTCACTACGTGGTACCCCACTGGCATATCCGCGCACACCGCGTGGTGTACTGGAACAAATTCGGCAAACCCGATATTTCGCCCAGGTACCTGCCTCAACCCTGGCAATATTTCCCCGATACGTGGTGGGTCGATGCTGCAAAAGAAGAAGCTTTAAAGAAAAATTAG
- a CDS encoding biotin--[acetyl-CoA-carboxylase] ligase — protein sequence MNFLPPEWHDQLASTNTHLLQRLYRGERLSSGFVIAAREQTAGRGRYQRQWIAQANENLTFSFLLITRAAFSQLTSLPIAIALGVSDALKTYGISTQTKWPNDVLIDGAKICGMLLERSDLKQPDGTAIVVGIGLNVNMDATTAALIDRPVTSMRLETGREYYLEQVLEQVLSSTAPWIDRWESEGFSTLRTAWEHRCVYLGEEISVGEGDDVKTGVLAGFGDCGQLLLRGPDGQVSEIWAGDVAAI from the coding sequence ATGAATTTTCTACCCCCCGAATGGCACGATCAACTCGCTTCGACCAATACGCACCTTCTTCAGCGTCTATATCGAGGTGAGAGGCTTTCCTCTGGCTTTGTCATAGCTGCGCGGGAGCAAACCGCTGGGCGAGGGCGTTATCAGCGTCAATGGATCGCACAGGCTAATGAGAATCTGACGTTTTCCTTTCTTCTCATTACAAGAGCAGCGTTTTCCCAATTGACTTCTCTTCCCATTGCCATTGCTCTGGGTGTATCCGATGCGCTGAAAACTTATGGTATAAGTACGCAAACCAAGTGGCCCAACGATGTTTTGATCGACGGCGCCAAAATTTGCGGTATGCTTCTTGAGCGCAGCGACCTAAAACAGCCCGATGGCACGGCAATTGTCGTTGGTATTGGTCTCAACGTGAATATGGATGCGACGACTGCGGCTCTTATTGACCGTCCTGTTACTTCTATGCGTCTTGAAACGGGACGCGAATACTATCTCGAACAGGTGCTCGAACAAGTGCTCTCATCCACTGCTCCGTGGATTGATCGCTGGGAAAGCGAGGGTTTTTCAACTCTTCGCACAGCGTGGGAGCATCGCTGTGTTTATCTCGGTGAGGAGATTTCGGTTGGTGAGGGCGATGATGTAAAAACGGGCGTTCTCGCGGGGTTTGGCGACTGCGGTCAACTTTTGTTACGCGGGCCAGATGGTCAGGTGAGTGAGATTTGGGCAGGCGATGTCGCGGCGATTTAA
- a CDS encoding biotin attachment protein, with amino-acid sequence MAKKKVIFMNTAFRDGFQSVYGARVFTPDFLPAVEAARDAGIDYYEAGGGARFQSLYFYCNEDAFAMTDAFREAAGSKANLQTLARGVNVVGLESQSSDIIKLHAELFKKHGITTIRNFDALNDVNNLIYSGQCIAEAGLHHQVCVTLMELPPGCTGAHDADFYEQTLREILEADIPYHSVCFKDASGTAVPSKVYETIKRARQLLPDGTFIHFHTHETAGISVQANLAALEAGADAIDLSLAPCSGGTCQPDILVMWHALRGTDYDLDIDIEKVRDAEEVFKECMADYFLPPEATAVEPMIPWSPMPGGALTANTQMLRDNGIMDKYPDMIKAMGDVVARGGFGTSVTPVSQFYFQQAFNNVMFGPWERIAEPYGQMVLGYFGKTPVPPDPEVVKIAANQLGLEPTDQPPLERNDADPEKGRDAAKKLLDAEGIEATDENIFIVATCGDKGMDFLKGNAEIGVRKIEKQDDAPVPVADGAAEYKLQVNGKSVRVQIDGNIATVNGTAYTVDIEDTVSTQVSTPANAESVSAQMPGKVIRILKHTGDQVQAGEAILILEAMKMEVQITSPNAGTVVEMPVNVGDQVSNGQTLAMVG; translated from the coding sequence ATGGCAAAGAAAAAAGTAATATTTATGAATACAGCATTTCGCGACGGCTTCCAGTCGGTCTATGGGGCACGCGTATTCACACCCGACTTTTTACCTGCGGTAGAAGCCGCACGCGACGCGGGGATTGATTATTACGAAGCCGGAGGCGGAGCGCGATTTCAATCCCTGTACTTTTATTGCAACGAAGATGCATTTGCAATGACCGATGCCTTCCGAGAAGCCGCAGGGTCAAAGGCCAATTTGCAGACCCTGGCGCGTGGGGTGAATGTAGTGGGATTGGAATCGCAGTCGAGCGACATCATCAAGCTGCACGCCGAACTGTTTAAAAAACACGGCATTACGACCATCCGAAATTTTGATGCCCTCAACGACGTCAACAATTTGATCTACAGCGGGCAATGCATCGCAGAAGCGGGATTGCACCACCAGGTATGCGTGACATTGATGGAATTGCCACCCGGATGCACCGGCGCACACGACGCGGATTTTTATGAACAAACACTCCGCGAAATTTTAGAAGCCGATATTCCATATCACTCCGTGTGTTTCAAAGATGCTTCAGGTACAGCCGTGCCATCAAAAGTATATGAGACCATTAAACGGGCGCGCCAACTGCTACCCGACGGCACATTTATCCACTTTCACACCCATGAAACAGCCGGGATCAGCGTACAGGCCAATCTGGCAGCGTTGGAAGCGGGAGCCGATGCCATAGACCTGTCCCTGGCACCGTGTTCTGGAGGCACCTGCCAGCCCGATATCCTGGTCATGTGGCACGCACTTCGCGGCACAGATTACGACCTGGACATCGACATAGAGAAAGTCCGCGACGCCGAGGAAGTATTTAAAGAATGCATGGCGGATTACTTTTTGCCACCAGAAGCTACGGCAGTCGAACCCATGATCCCCTGGAGTCCAATGCCGGGCGGCGCGCTCACGGCCAATACGCAGATGTTGCGAGACAATGGCATTATGGACAAATATCCCGACATGATCAAAGCCATGGGCGACGTAGTCGCACGAGGCGGTTTTGGCACATCTGTCACACCCGTATCGCAATTCTATTTTCAACAGGCATTTAACAACGTGATGTTTGGCCCCTGGGAAAGAATCGCCGAACCCTATGGACAGATGGTACTCGGCTATTTTGGCAAAACCCCTGTACCCCCCGACCCCGAAGTTGTGAAAATTGCGGCAAATCAGTTGGGACTTGAACCCACAGACCAGCCGCCTCTTGAACGCAATGATGCCGATCCCGAAAAAGGGAGAGACGCCGCGAAGAAACTGTTGGACGCCGAGGGAATTGAGGCGACGGACGAGAACATCTTTATCGTAGCGACGTGCGGCGATAAGGGAATGGATTTCTTGAAAGGCAATGCGGAAATTGGCGTACGGAAAATAGAAAAACAGGATGACGCACCCGTGCCAGTTGCCGACGGCGCAGCAGAATACAAGCTACAGGTCAACGGCAAATCCGTGCGCGTGCAAATCGACGGCAACATCGCCACCGTAAATGGCACAGCTTATACAGTGGATATAGAAGATACGGTATCTACACAGGTATCAACACCCGCAAATGCCGAATCCGTAAGCGCGCAAATGCCCGGAAAAGTCATTCGGATTTTAAAACACACAGGGGATCAAGTCCAGGCCGGCGAAGCGATCCTCATTCTGGAAGCCATGAAAATGGAAGTCCAGATCACCTCTCCAAATGCGGGCACAGTCGTCGAAATGCCCGTCAACGTCGGCGATCAAGTATCCAATGGTCAGACGCTTGCGATGGTAGGGTAA
- a CDS encoding sodium ion-translocating decarboxylase subunit beta: MDIFYDFLNTTGFANLSWGNVIMIAIGIVFIHLAITRDYEPLLLLPIGFGMIVGNIPAIPSMALGVYDEGSVLRYIYFGVTSGLFPPLIFLGIGAMTDFSTLLSNPKLVLLGAAAQMGIFLTLIGALYLGFSPAESGAIGIIGGADGPTAIFLSAKLAPHLLGAIAIAAYSYMALVPVIQPPVMKLLTSRRERLIRMPEPRKPSKRERIIFPIAGFLIATLIAPGALTLLGMLFFGNLLKESMVTDRLAESARTAMVDIVTILLGFSVGASTEAQTFLTSDSLLIFGLGALSFAVATASGVLFAKLMNVLTKEKINPLVGAAGVSAVPDSARVVQMVGQQEDPHNFLLMHAMAPNVAGVIGSAVAAGILWSVLVQ; encoded by the coding sequence ATGGACATATTTTACGATTTTTTGAACACAACTGGATTTGCCAACTTGAGTTGGGGCAATGTCATTATGATCGCAATCGGCATTGTATTTATCCACCTGGCGATCACCAGAGATTACGAACCCCTGTTGTTGCTGCCAATTGGTTTTGGCATGATCGTGGGAAACATCCCCGCTATACCGAGCATGGCCCTCGGCGTTTACGACGAAGGCAGTGTATTGCGCTATATTTACTTTGGGGTGACATCGGGCTTATTCCCACCGCTGATTTTTTTGGGAATTGGCGCGATGACCGATTTTTCGACACTCCTATCCAATCCCAAATTGGTACTATTAGGCGCAGCGGCGCAAATGGGTATATTCCTGACCCTGATCGGCGCGCTCTATCTGGGCTTTTCACCTGCGGAATCTGGAGCCATCGGAATCATAGGCGGCGCCGATGGACCTACGGCCATTTTCTTATCTGCCAAGTTAGCCCCTCATCTTTTGGGCGCCATTGCCATCGCCGCGTATTCGTACATGGCACTCGTACCGGTAATTCAGCCGCCGGTTATGAAGCTATTGACCTCCAGACGCGAGCGACTGATTCGCATGCCCGAACCACGCAAACCCTCCAAGCGCGAACGCATCATCTTTCCGATAGCTGGCTTCTTGATTGCAACCTTAATTGCACCGGGCGCATTGACCCTGCTGGGCATGTTGTTTTTTGGCAACTTGTTAAAAGAGAGCATGGTCACAGACCGATTGGCAGAATCCGCACGCACGGCAATGGTCGATATTGTGACAATCCTGCTCGGTTTCTCCGTAGGCGCCAGCACAGAGGCACAGACATTCTTGACCTCTGATTCGCTTTTGATTTTTGGCCTGGGCGCGCTATCTTTTGCAGTCGCTACGGCAAGTGGCGTCCTGTTTGCAAAGTTGATGAACGTGTTGACAAAAGAAAAAATCAATCCCCTCGTAGGTGCCGCAGGCGTATCGGCAGTACCCGATTCTGCGCGCGTCGTACAGATGGTGGGGCAACAAGAAGACCCACATAATTTCTTATTGATGCACGCCATGGCACCCAATGTAGCTGGCGTGATCGGCTCAGCCGTTGCCGCGGGGATCTTGTGGTCGGTACTGGTTCAGTAG
- a CDS encoding OadG family protein, with amino-acid sequence MYNFNFSMQNIEDGQGLGIALTGMIIVFSVLTLISVFIVILPKILAVVAKKFPESAGHHGVPVQAEDDNSTLAAIGYVMHMRRTGKT; translated from the coding sequence ATGTACAATTTTAACTTTAGCATGCAGAATATTGAAGACGGTCAGGGCCTGGGCATTGCGCTGACCGGAATGATCATTGTCTTCAGTGTTTTGACATTGATCAGCGTATTTATTGTAATATTGCCCAAAATATTAGCTGTTGTAGCAAAGAAATTTCCCGAATCTGCAGGACATCATGGTGTACCTGTACAGGCTGAAGACGATAACTCTACACTGGCCGCAATCGGTTACGTCATGCACATGAGGCGCACGGGAAAAACTTGA
- a CDS encoding DUF493 domain-containing protein: protein MIEGPSEIEYPCLWNFKIIGREEENMRRAIAKIVGDSDYTLTFSNQSRHGKYRSLNLDMVVLDESHRLNIYEALRHHRSIQIVL from the coding sequence ATGATCGAAGGACCATCAGAAATTGAGTATCCGTGTTTATGGAATTTTAAGATCATTGGTCGCGAAGAAGAAAACATGCGTCGGGCGATTGCCAAAATTGTGGGCGACAGCGATTATACCCTGACCTTTTCAAATCAGAGCAGGCACGGGAAGTATCGCAGCTTAAACCTCGATATGGTCGTCCTCGACGAATCCCACCGCCTCAATATCTATGAGGCTCTCAGACACCATCGCAGTATTCAGATTGTGCTTTAA
- a CDS encoding HEAT repeat domain-containing protein has translation MPKKKRYGMNKYQKRAKKVGELRLRREDIPHYLALAESDDPADRHEAAANLCPCHVRHPVPEIQTALFMLMEDPDPNVRARAWHTLEDGGVPDDPRMDEIFERARQNETNKTVLNFMRQVQNENHAHKERTMLKVAAQSEYNQTGRCDFCGTTGRVKTDFDTEIPDRGQMRFALVCEDCVK, from the coding sequence ATGCCAAAAAAGAAACGCTATGGTATGAATAAATACCAGAAAAGAGCAAAGAAAGTAGGCGAACTTCGGTTGCGGCGGGAAGATATTCCGCATTATCTCGCACTGGCAGAGAGCGACGACCCGGCAGACCGGCACGAAGCCGCTGCCAATTTGTGTCCGTGTCATGTGCGGCATCCCGTTCCCGAAATACAGACCGCGCTCTTCATGCTCATGGAAGACCCCGACCCAAACGTGCGCGCACGCGCCTGGCACACGCTGGAAGATGGCGGCGTACCCGACGACCCGAGAATGGATGAAATTTTTGAACGCGCCCGTCAAAATGAAACCAATAAGACAGTCCTGAACTTTATGCGACAGGTGCAAAACGAAAATCACGCGCACAAAGAACGCACCATGCTCAAAGTCGCAGCCCAATCGGAATACAATCAGACTGGCCGATGCGATTTTTGCGGAACAACCGGCAGGGTAAAAACAGATTTTGACACCGAAATACCCGACAGGGGGCAGATGCGCTTTGCATTGGTATGTGAAGATTGTGTAAAATAA